One stretch of Juglans microcarpa x Juglans regia isolate MS1-56 chromosome 3D, Jm3101_v1.0, whole genome shotgun sequence DNA includes these proteins:
- the LOC121256309 gene encoding ureide permease 1-like isoform X5, which yields MIGFSVMDFFGIPSSINLSTERIIYRGLKVYLVESKGGAIVCMLLALIFLGTWPAILTLLERRGRLPQHTYLDYTITNLLAAVIIALTFGEIGKGTNDSPNFLTQLSQDNWPSVLFAMAGGVVLSLGNLSAQYAWAFVGLSVTQVITASITVVLGTTINYFLDDKINKAEILFTGVGCFLAAVCLGSAVHASNAADNKEKLKNLPSGYIVGAEAMDVSMSKETITNNVGEKDIEDGNGSAEKAKAGTAGFLIELENRRAIKVFGKSTLIGLAIAFFAGVSLSLFSPAFNLATNDQWHTLKEGVPHLSSLKAYLRDWNGRGWAFLAGILCGFGNGLQFMGGEAAGYAAADAVQALPLVSTFWAILLFGEYRKSSRRTYILLVSMLFMFIVAVGVLMASSGHRK from the exons ATGATTGGATTTTCTGTAATG GATTTCTTTGGAATACCTTCATCGATAAATCTATCAACCGAGAGGATTATATATAGGGGATTGAAAGTGTACTTGGTGGAGAGCAAAGGAGGTGCCATTGTATGTATGCTGCTTGCCTTGATCTTCTTAGGCACATGGCCTGCTATTCTGACTCTCCTGGAAAGACGTGGTCGTCTTCCTCAACATACTTACCTTGACTACACGATCACAAATCTCTTGGCTGCTGTAATTATAGCTTTAACATTTGGGGAGATAGGCAAGGGCACAAACGATTCACCCaattttttaactcaactttCTCAG GATAACTGGCCCTCTGTTTTGTTTGCAATGGCTGGTGGGGTGGTGCTCAGCCTTGGCAATCTTTCTGCACAGTATGCTTGGGCTTTTGTTGGTTTATCAGTGACACAAGTGATCACTGCAAGCATAACCGTTGTtctag GCACAACAATAAATTACTTTTTGGATGACAAAATCAACAAAGCTGAGATCCTTTTCACTGGTGTTGGTTGCTTCTTGGCTGCGGTTTGTCTTGGCTCTGCTGTTCACGCATCCAATGCAGCAGATAATaaagaaaagctaaaaaatTTGCCAAGTGGTTATATAGTTGGAGCTGA GGCTATGGATGTTTCCATGTCTAAAGAAACAATTACAAACAATG TTGGAGAGAAGGATATTGAAGATGGAAATGGTTCTGCAGAGAAAGCCAAAGCTGGGACTGCTGGTTTTCTCATAGAACTAGAGAACAGAAGAGCTATTAAG GTGTTTGGGAAGAGCACTTTAATTGGACTGGCCATAGCTTTCTTTGCTGGTGTCTCCTTGTCTCTATTCTCACCAGCATTCAATTTGGCGACAAATGACCAATGGCACACTTTAAAGGAAGGGGTTCCTCACTT ATCTTCCCTTAAGGCTTACCTGAGAGACTGGAATGGCCGAGGCTGGGCCTTTTTGGCTGGGATTTTATGTGGGTTTGGCAATGGTCTCCAATTTATGGGAGGTGAAGCTGCAGGATATGCAGCTGCAGATGCAGTTCAg GCACTTCCACTCGTGAGCACTTTTTGGGCCATCCTACTCTTTGGAGAGTATCGAAAATCATCACGAAGAACATATATATTGCTTGTCAGTATGCTGTTTATGTTTATTGTAGCTGTTGGAGTTCTTATGGCATCATCAGGGCATCGAAAATAA
- the LOC121256309 gene encoding ureide permease 1-like isoform X2, with protein MIGFSVMDFFGIPSSINLSTERIIYRGLKVYLVESKGGAIVCMLLALIFLGTWPAILTLLERRGRLPQHTYLDYTITNLLAAVIIALTFGEIGKGTNDSPNFLTQLSQDNWPSVLFAMAGGVVLSLGNLSAQYAWAFVGLSVTQVITASITVVLGTTINYFLDDKINKAEILFTGVGCFLAAVCLGSAVHASNAADNKEKLKNLPSGYIVGAEAMDVSMSKETITNNEKAKAGTAGFLIELENRRAIKVFGKSTLIGLAIAFFAGVSLSLFSPAFNLATNDQWHTLKEGVPHLSVYTAFFYFSVSCFVLAIILNITFLYHPVLSLPRSSLKAYLRDWNGRGWAFLAGILCGFGNGLQFMGGEAAGYAAADAVQALPLVSTFWAILLFGEYRKSSRRTYILLVSMLFMFIVAVGVLMASSGHRK; from the exons ATGATTGGATTTTCTGTAATG GATTTCTTTGGAATACCTTCATCGATAAATCTATCAACCGAGAGGATTATATATAGGGGATTGAAAGTGTACTTGGTGGAGAGCAAAGGAGGTGCCATTGTATGTATGCTGCTTGCCTTGATCTTCTTAGGCACATGGCCTGCTATTCTGACTCTCCTGGAAAGACGTGGTCGTCTTCCTCAACATACTTACCTTGACTACACGATCACAAATCTCTTGGCTGCTGTAATTATAGCTTTAACATTTGGGGAGATAGGCAAGGGCACAAACGATTCACCCaattttttaactcaactttCTCAG GATAACTGGCCCTCTGTTTTGTTTGCAATGGCTGGTGGGGTGGTGCTCAGCCTTGGCAATCTTTCTGCACAGTATGCTTGGGCTTTTGTTGGTTTATCAGTGACACAAGTGATCACTGCAAGCATAACCGTTGTtctag GCACAACAATAAATTACTTTTTGGATGACAAAATCAACAAAGCTGAGATCCTTTTCACTGGTGTTGGTTGCTTCTTGGCTGCGGTTTGTCTTGGCTCTGCTGTTCACGCATCCAATGCAGCAGATAATaaagaaaagctaaaaaatTTGCCAAGTGGTTATATAGTTGGAGCTGA GGCTATGGATGTTTCCATGTCTAAAGAAACAATTACAAACAATG AGAAAGCCAAAGCTGGGACTGCTGGTTTTCTCATAGAACTAGAGAACAGAAGAGCTATTAAG GTGTTTGGGAAGAGCACTTTAATTGGACTGGCCATAGCTTTCTTTGCTGGTGTCTCCTTGTCTCTATTCTCACCAGCATTCAATTTGGCGACAAATGACCAATGGCACACTTTAAAGGAAGGGGTTCCTCACTTGTCAGTCTATACTGCATTTTTCTACTTCTCAGTCTCTTGTTTTGTCCTTGCCATCATTCTAAACATCACCTTCCTTTACCACCCTGTACTAAGTTTACCTAGATCTTCCCTTAAGGCTTACCTGAGAGACTGGAATGGCCGAGGCTGGGCCTTTTTGGCTGGGATTTTATGTGGGTTTGGCAATGGTCTCCAATTTATGGGAGGTGAAGCTGCAGGATATGCAGCTGCAGATGCAGTTCAg GCACTTCCACTCGTGAGCACTTTTTGGGCCATCCTACTCTTTGGAGAGTATCGAAAATCATCACGAAGAACATATATATTGCTTGTCAGTATGCTGTTTATGTTTATTGTAGCTGTTGGAGTTCTTATGGCATCATCAGGGCATCGAAAATAA
- the LOC121256309 gene encoding ureide permease 1-like isoform X1, with protein sequence MIGFSVMDFFGIPSSINLSTERIIYRGLKVYLVESKGGAIVCMLLALIFLGTWPAILTLLERRGRLPQHTYLDYTITNLLAAVIIALTFGEIGKGTNDSPNFLTQLSQDNWPSVLFAMAGGVVLSLGNLSAQYAWAFVGLSVTQVITASITVVLGTTINYFLDDKINKAEILFTGVGCFLAAVCLGSAVHASNAADNKEKLKNLPSGYIVGAEAMDVSMSKETITNNVGEKDIEDGNGSAEKAKAGTAGFLIELENRRAIKVFGKSTLIGLAIAFFAGVSLSLFSPAFNLATNDQWHTLKEGVPHLSVYTAFFYFSVSCFVLAIILNITFLYHPVLSLPRSSLKAYLRDWNGRGWAFLAGILCGFGNGLQFMGGEAAGYAAADAVQALPLVSTFWAILLFGEYRKSSRRTYILLVSMLFMFIVAVGVLMASSGHRK encoded by the exons ATGATTGGATTTTCTGTAATG GATTTCTTTGGAATACCTTCATCGATAAATCTATCAACCGAGAGGATTATATATAGGGGATTGAAAGTGTACTTGGTGGAGAGCAAAGGAGGTGCCATTGTATGTATGCTGCTTGCCTTGATCTTCTTAGGCACATGGCCTGCTATTCTGACTCTCCTGGAAAGACGTGGTCGTCTTCCTCAACATACTTACCTTGACTACACGATCACAAATCTCTTGGCTGCTGTAATTATAGCTTTAACATTTGGGGAGATAGGCAAGGGCACAAACGATTCACCCaattttttaactcaactttCTCAG GATAACTGGCCCTCTGTTTTGTTTGCAATGGCTGGTGGGGTGGTGCTCAGCCTTGGCAATCTTTCTGCACAGTATGCTTGGGCTTTTGTTGGTTTATCAGTGACACAAGTGATCACTGCAAGCATAACCGTTGTtctag GCACAACAATAAATTACTTTTTGGATGACAAAATCAACAAAGCTGAGATCCTTTTCACTGGTGTTGGTTGCTTCTTGGCTGCGGTTTGTCTTGGCTCTGCTGTTCACGCATCCAATGCAGCAGATAATaaagaaaagctaaaaaatTTGCCAAGTGGTTATATAGTTGGAGCTGA GGCTATGGATGTTTCCATGTCTAAAGAAACAATTACAAACAATG TTGGAGAGAAGGATATTGAAGATGGAAATGGTTCTGCAGAGAAAGCCAAAGCTGGGACTGCTGGTTTTCTCATAGAACTAGAGAACAGAAGAGCTATTAAG GTGTTTGGGAAGAGCACTTTAATTGGACTGGCCATAGCTTTCTTTGCTGGTGTCTCCTTGTCTCTATTCTCACCAGCATTCAATTTGGCGACAAATGACCAATGGCACACTTTAAAGGAAGGGGTTCCTCACTTGTCAGTCTATACTGCATTTTTCTACTTCTCAGTCTCTTGTTTTGTCCTTGCCATCATTCTAAACATCACCTTCCTTTACCACCCTGTACTAAGTTTACCTAGATCTTCCCTTAAGGCTTACCTGAGAGACTGGAATGGCCGAGGCTGGGCCTTTTTGGCTGGGATTTTATGTGGGTTTGGCAATGGTCTCCAATTTATGGGAGGTGAAGCTGCAGGATATGCAGCTGCAGATGCAGTTCAg GCACTTCCACTCGTGAGCACTTTTTGGGCCATCCTACTCTTTGGAGAGTATCGAAAATCATCACGAAGAACATATATATTGCTTGTCAGTATGCTGTTTATGTTTATTGTAGCTGTTGGAGTTCTTATGGCATCATCAGGGCATCGAAAATAA
- the LOC121256309 gene encoding probable ureide permease A3 isoform X3, translating to MIGFSVMDFFGIPSSINLSTERIIYRGLKVYLVESKGGAIVCMLLALIFLGTWPAILTLLERRGRLPQHTYLDYTITNLLAAVIIALTFGEIGKGTNDSPNFLTQLSQDNWPSVLFAMAGGVVLSLGNLSAQYAWAFVGLSVTQVITASITVVLGTTINYFLDDKINKAEILFTGVGCFLAAVCLGSAVHASNAADNKEKLKNLPSGYIVGAEAMDVSMSKETITNNVGEKDIEDGNGSAEKAKAGTAGFLIELENRRAIKVFGKSTLIGLAIAFFAGVSLSLFSPAFNLATNDQWHTLKEGVPHLSVYTAFFYFSVSCFVLAIILNITFLYHPVLSLPRSSLKAYLRDWNGRGWAFLAGILCGFGNGLQFMGGEAAGYAAADAVQFKYHPLLSWTRVCLSHLHVHELFSAHFNLV from the exons ATGATTGGATTTTCTGTAATG GATTTCTTTGGAATACCTTCATCGATAAATCTATCAACCGAGAGGATTATATATAGGGGATTGAAAGTGTACTTGGTGGAGAGCAAAGGAGGTGCCATTGTATGTATGCTGCTTGCCTTGATCTTCTTAGGCACATGGCCTGCTATTCTGACTCTCCTGGAAAGACGTGGTCGTCTTCCTCAACATACTTACCTTGACTACACGATCACAAATCTCTTGGCTGCTGTAATTATAGCTTTAACATTTGGGGAGATAGGCAAGGGCACAAACGATTCACCCaattttttaactcaactttCTCAG GATAACTGGCCCTCTGTTTTGTTTGCAATGGCTGGTGGGGTGGTGCTCAGCCTTGGCAATCTTTCTGCACAGTATGCTTGGGCTTTTGTTGGTTTATCAGTGACACAAGTGATCACTGCAAGCATAACCGTTGTtctag GCACAACAATAAATTACTTTTTGGATGACAAAATCAACAAAGCTGAGATCCTTTTCACTGGTGTTGGTTGCTTCTTGGCTGCGGTTTGTCTTGGCTCTGCTGTTCACGCATCCAATGCAGCAGATAATaaagaaaagctaaaaaatTTGCCAAGTGGTTATATAGTTGGAGCTGA GGCTATGGATGTTTCCATGTCTAAAGAAACAATTACAAACAATG TTGGAGAGAAGGATATTGAAGATGGAAATGGTTCTGCAGAGAAAGCCAAAGCTGGGACTGCTGGTTTTCTCATAGAACTAGAGAACAGAAGAGCTATTAAG GTGTTTGGGAAGAGCACTTTAATTGGACTGGCCATAGCTTTCTTTGCTGGTGTCTCCTTGTCTCTATTCTCACCAGCATTCAATTTGGCGACAAATGACCAATGGCACACTTTAAAGGAAGGGGTTCCTCACTTGTCAGTCTATACTGCATTTTTCTACTTCTCAGTCTCTTGTTTTGTCCTTGCCATCATTCTAAACATCACCTTCCTTTACCACCCTGTACTAAGTTTACCTAGATCTTCCCTTAAGGCTTACCTGAGAGACTGGAATGGCCGAGGCTGGGCCTTTTTGGCTGGGATTTTATGTGGGTTTGGCAATGGTCTCCAATTTATGGGAGGTGAAGCTGCAGGATATGCAGCTGCAGATGCAGTTCAg TTTAAATACCACCCCTTATTGTCTTGGACAAGGGTGTGCCTGTCACACTTGCACGTTCACGAACTTTTCAGTGCTCATTTCAATTTGGTGTGA
- the LOC121256309 gene encoding probable ureide permease A3 isoform X4: MIGFSVMDFFGIPSSINLSTERIIYRGLKVYLVESKGGAIVCMLLALIFLGTWPAILTLLERRGRLPQHTYLDYTITNLLAAVIIALTFGEIGKGTNDSPNFLTQLSQDNWPSVLFAMAGGVVLSLGNLSAQYAWAFVGLSVTQVITASITVVLGTTINYFLDDKINKAEILFTGVGCFLAAVCLGSAVHASNAADNKEKLKNLPSGYIVGAEAMDVSMSKETITNNVGEKDIEDGNGSAEKAKAGTAGFLIELENRRAIKVFGKSTLIGLAIAFFAGVSLSLFSPAFNLATNDQWHTLKEGVPHLSVYTAFFYFSVSCFVLAIILNITFLYHPVLSLPRSSLKAYLRDWNGRGWAFLAGILCGFGNGLQFMGGEAAGYAAADAVQPHQYMERCRTSPINNT; the protein is encoded by the exons ATGATTGGATTTTCTGTAATG GATTTCTTTGGAATACCTTCATCGATAAATCTATCAACCGAGAGGATTATATATAGGGGATTGAAAGTGTACTTGGTGGAGAGCAAAGGAGGTGCCATTGTATGTATGCTGCTTGCCTTGATCTTCTTAGGCACATGGCCTGCTATTCTGACTCTCCTGGAAAGACGTGGTCGTCTTCCTCAACATACTTACCTTGACTACACGATCACAAATCTCTTGGCTGCTGTAATTATAGCTTTAACATTTGGGGAGATAGGCAAGGGCACAAACGATTCACCCaattttttaactcaactttCTCAG GATAACTGGCCCTCTGTTTTGTTTGCAATGGCTGGTGGGGTGGTGCTCAGCCTTGGCAATCTTTCTGCACAGTATGCTTGGGCTTTTGTTGGTTTATCAGTGACACAAGTGATCACTGCAAGCATAACCGTTGTtctag GCACAACAATAAATTACTTTTTGGATGACAAAATCAACAAAGCTGAGATCCTTTTCACTGGTGTTGGTTGCTTCTTGGCTGCGGTTTGTCTTGGCTCTGCTGTTCACGCATCCAATGCAGCAGATAATaaagaaaagctaaaaaatTTGCCAAGTGGTTATATAGTTGGAGCTGA GGCTATGGATGTTTCCATGTCTAAAGAAACAATTACAAACAATG TTGGAGAGAAGGATATTGAAGATGGAAATGGTTCTGCAGAGAAAGCCAAAGCTGGGACTGCTGGTTTTCTCATAGAACTAGAGAACAGAAGAGCTATTAAG GTGTTTGGGAAGAGCACTTTAATTGGACTGGCCATAGCTTTCTTTGCTGGTGTCTCCTTGTCTCTATTCTCACCAGCATTCAATTTGGCGACAAATGACCAATGGCACACTTTAAAGGAAGGGGTTCCTCACTTGTCAGTCTATACTGCATTTTTCTACTTCTCAGTCTCTTGTTTTGTCCTTGCCATCATTCTAAACATCACCTTCCTTTACCACCCTGTACTAAGTTTACCTAGATCTTCCCTTAAGGCTTACCTGAGAGACTGGAATGGCCGAGGCTGGGCCTTTTTGGCTGGGATTTTATGTGGGTTTGGCAATGGTCTCCAATTTATGGGAGGTGAAGCTGCAGGATATGCAGCTGCAGATGCAGTTCAg CCACACCAGTATATGGAGAGGTGCAGGACTTCGCCAATAAATAATACATAG